TGTAACTCTATTcagattttccttctttgtgtCTAGATTGCATGTAGTACCCGCCGACTTCACAAAGAGATGAGGTTGTTCATTAATAGCACTGTACTCCACCATAAGCTCGTAGAGCAGAAAATAGTGTTAGGATTTAAAAATAGATCTGGCTTTAACCACCCGACTCGCAGGCAACAGGATCGTAATCCTGTTGCTGTTTTTACTACGCGCTTTAAATTTCTGGAAATGATTAAACTGGAAGTGTCTTGAAAAGTTCAGGTGCTGACGGAGAGGGTGTGAAGCCCTGGTGCCCTACGGGGCGGGAGGCGGCTGGCCCGGGCAGTGCCCTACGCCTGCAGCCGGGACACGCCACGGCCTCAAATAGGGCAGGCGAAATCCAAACCATTTCTGCTTAAAGAacaccccctcctccccacccccagcccccgtCTGAACACCCTCCCCTTTCTCCTAATTATTGTTGGTCAATTATTAATTTGCATGTAGACCTTGCCCTAAATCCTCCGAACTAAACACAAGACCGTTCACGCTGTGATAGGCTTTAGACGGTAGCCCGTGGCCAGGGAGAACGCGGGCTCCGTGGCAGAGCGGATCCCAGTGACCGCACGCTGAAATGTGCCCAGGGCACACGCTAATTGCGAAGGTGGAAGCGGCTCCAGGCAGCGCCCGGGGACCTGCGGGCAGGGGCTGCGGGCAGGGGCTACAGCGGGGCGCGGCGGGATGTTCGTGGGAGCTCTCCAGCCCTGCGTGGGCAGACAAACGCTGGACTTGTGGAAATCCCCACAGCGATGTattccacacacaccccccctccTACCCCCCCTCATTAGCTTGGGGAGCCCGGGTAGAGCcttacaaaaaggaaaaaactgagAGCGCCTGTCATGTTactaaaatattctgaatattgCACATCAGATATCCTTCCCCAAATGCTGCAGAGAAAGGAGATGAAAGCGCCCTGCAATGAGGAACTGCTAATGCCGATGGATTCATGAGGGACAGGCTCATAGATTTGGATTTTAGATTCCCTGTCGTGTTCTTTTTGagcttttctctcccctccccaagCAGACCAGCAAAACTATACGGAGCCCCTCGTGCTATAATGGCAACCTCTCGCTACCAGCCTGCCTCAGAGCAGCGGAGCATCAGTTCGCAGCGAGGAATGAGATCTCAGGAACATTGAAATAGATTTACCTTGATCTCCTACAGGCCTTTTGGAAACGGAGAAGTCACGTTTGATGCTAGCAACAAACTTTTAGTGTCCCTTTAGGTAAGAAGTGGTCTGCCAGCATTAGGATGTTAATCAGAAAACGCCTTGGAAACCGCTGGCCTCCTTTACTGTAGCAGCAGTAGCTAGTAGCGTATCCTTAACCGTACCTGATGGAGCAGAAAGAAAGGACCCTCTAATTAATTAAGTGTGCCCAACCGGAGGAGGCTCAGTCATTTCTGAGTTTTGTTATGAGTCTGCCCAATTACTCCTAACGGCGCCATCGAGCTAAGGTAGAGACGAGAATTTAACAAACAATATTTTCGGTGTCTCTGCCTTGGACCAATACTTTGACACTGCACCTGCAGAGCATTTCGGTGAACCCGAGGGAGCAAATGCGAGATaagcagggggagaggggagagaggagcGGTGCCCGCACCCGGAGCGCCAGAGGAGGAGGCGCAGCACGCTCGGGGGGCTCAGTGTCCCCACTTTAGCCCTCGGAGGGAACTGGGCTCGGCGGTCGCCCAGGGGCTTCCCCAGCCCCCTTCTTTCCCCGCTGCCGGCGGACGCGATGAGTTTGGCGGTGCTCAGCCCGGCAGGGACACGGTCACAGCGGgacggcggcggcggagccTCCGGGAGGGTCTGCGGGGgcggcccgggcgggcgggaggcggcggaggTCTGAGCCCGGCACACGCCGGGGTGTCTTTGGCAACCCAGGCGCCACGGGAAATGCAGACCATTCCAGGAGAACAGACGCAACACGAAACGGAGGCAGGGTGAGTTACCCCGACAACATAGCTGGACAGGAATACAGGAAAATCTAGTTCGAAAGGGAAAAAAGCCGAAACAACCCCTGAACGTGCCTGTAGAGAGGAAAGACTATATTGGAATGACTAGAAATAAACTCATCTCTAAGTGAGATTTTTTGACCTCTGTCGACAGAAATCGCTGCAATCCCCCGAGCCAGGCGGTACCTGCCGAGCGCACAGGGGTTCGTCCCCCGCCCGCGGCGCGGCCgcccctctctcccccctctccaggccGCTCCACAAAGGCCGCGGGCCCCGCAACCGCTCCCCGGCGGGACTGGGGTCGAGAGGGAAGCACCTTCGCCCGTCTCCTGGAGCAGCCGGGGCGTCGCGGAGGGGCGGCGGAAAGGAGGGGgtggggatggatttggggatCCCGAGCGAACAGCTCCCGTATCCCGGATCGAATcaccttgtttattttttcctgatgtcttATTGTGCTAATTGACTTGTTTTCTCCAAGGAAAGCCTATCTTTCCCTCCTTATTACcaacacacagatttttttttccagaccgGGAGTGCTCTGCAGGAGACTACGGCTTGTGGAGGGATCTGCCCTTTTTAAGGGAGATTCCCTTAGCCCTTTGAGTCTCGTTGGTTTTATAGCTATTACTCTCTTattaaaacacacacatatatacaacACATTGATTTCCATCCAAAAGGGCTAATTACATTACTTACAGTAAATAGCAGCCCTGCTGTCCAGGGTCTAGTGTgccaacagagaaaaaaaaatccaggcttATTTCACTTGATTGACTTCATCTTTGTGTGAAATTGTGTTTTATGAGCTGTATTCTGGCACTCGGAGGAATGTAGCAACATTCAATCTGCAAATAACATTAATTTTAGCTACTtaagggggaaagagaagggaggaaACTGGCTGCCTGAATCTTGGGTTACATGGAAGAGGTGACTCGAGGAGCCCCTGAGGATGTCTCTGGGATGCTTTGGAAAGGAAGTGGGGGCTGGGGTACTTCTTTCACTAGTCGCACTCGGGTTTGGTGTGGAGTGTcccccagggagcagggagcgCAGGACTGCCGCCAGGAAGATCCTTCAGTAGGGATCGAGGTGTCAGGAAACAGCCGGCAGCTGTTTCagggaaaggcaaggaagagTGGTGTGAGAAGTAAGTAGGAAAACgggaaaagaaggggaaggggaacagaCGGAGAGATTAGACAGGAAGGAATGCATCGCCCAGTCCCCTACACACAGTGATCACTCGCAGTGCGCGGCCGGGGAGCGGGagaggggaggcagggaggcagTCTCGCCAGGGCAACCCCCGGTCGGCCGGGGCTGTCCCCGCAGGCTGCCCGCGGAGGGGCCGCATCCTGCTGAGGGTGCGggcgggggctccgcggggcaGCGCCCCGGTAAGCGCTCCATCTGCCCGGAACTCTCTTGCTTCCGAagctccctccccccccagcactCCTCCGCGGCCCCCCGGGTCCGGGGAGTGGTCTGACCGCTCCATCCCGCCTCGGCTGCCCCGCCACGGcgcttctcttccttctccccttcccgCAGCGGCGGCAGGAGCGGCGGTGCCGGCCCGGGCGGCCGCGGAGAGGAGGTTCCCGCGGAGCGGAGGTTCCCGCGGAGCGGCCTTGAGGGGAGCGGGGCCcccgggaggggagcggggcccCCGGGCCACCCTGCCCCTCGCCAGGCGCCGTCGCCGCCAACTCCCGGGACTCCGTGTTTGGGGGAGGTAATaaaccccaccccacccacAGCCCCGACCGTAATGTTTGTCACTGCTTGCCCATCACTAGGGGTTGAGAGGAGTATGACAGGTCTTTGTTGTCTGAATAAAAATCAGCGGCAGCTCAAGGGAGAGAACTCCTCCTACTAAATTATCAAAAATGGGCTGGCTTTAGTCTCTTAACAAATTGGACAGAGCTCCGGAAAGCAGCAGTCCCAAATCCAACCTACAGGCACTGGGAACTTTAAAGCAACCAGGGACTGCTGAAAATAGCacttctttttgctttctttgtatTCAAAACTATATCCTTTCCCGAGCGATTCTACTGCCCCAGGTCCAAGTTTCTCCAGTCAGGAGCCCCAGCTCTCCAGAACAGTAACAGATCCTTTAGCTCgcttttactattttatttttagaactaattattattacattttctCCCCCTTATTTGTTTTCTGCACATCTTCAGGAAGCCCTCGGTGCTTGTGCAAAGAGAAGCTCCTATTGCAACCTCCCTCCCTGCGCTGTGCGCCTCGGTGTAAACATTTTGGATGATCTAAAGACTCTGGGGTCTGTATATGGAAATAGTGGGGtgcagagcagaagaaaatacttGTCCTTTCCGTCCCCCAGCCATGCTTTTCCACGGGATCTCCGGAGGCCACATCCAAGGAATCatggaggagatggagaggCGATCCAAAACCGAGTCCCGCCTGGCCAAAGGGGGACAGATGAACGGCCGAGAAACGGTAAGAAATGAGCTGGCACTTTTTGCGAGGGAATCCCCGCAAGCATGGACCGGCACCGGGACAAACCTTGACTCTGGGAAGAGAAAGGCGCcgcttcccccttccccttccctgccacccCTTGCTTGTCGAAACCCTTCCGAGGCTCCCTGTAAATCCACCCGTAACGTTGGGTGCTATGCTGGCCAGGCTCGGTTATACCTTTGACTAGTCAATGTTGTTGCGTGTGCTCTCTGGAGCAACGGGGAAACTATTTTAAATCATACCAGGGACGGGTTTTCAGCCCTTACGGTGGAGCAGCCTTTTGCCCCTGTTCGGCCGGCTGCGGCCGCTCTGCCCCTTCGAGCAAGGCTGCGGCTGGAGCTCCCGAGgtgtgctttgctttttttctgcactCCTGGAGCCCCCTAAATTAAACCTCAGACCGCTAATGCTTACTTTTTATAACTGCTTTTGGTCTGAAATGTGTGATTGATACAAAGAGGCACCGCTCTCTCTGAATGTTATGCCGGCCGACTACTTTGCTTAGAAGTAACATCTCTTAGTCAAAAGGACCAAAGTCTTCAGATATGTACTAAAGGATGGCGGAGAAATCGAGTGTCACGCTGGGCTTTGTGCAAAGCGAGATCTCCCTTTCTCCAACTTGTAGGGCTTCCGCCGATCGCGCACAAGGCTCTGCACACAAAGTAACGGCCTGAAAAACTGCTTTAAGGCTTTGGGCCATAGGGtcctttccccctcctcttaAATAAACTCACGCTTTGTTATATGAGGATTTGCAATGTAAATTTAACTCGCCTTTTCaattgctgcaaaaaaaaaggggggcgAGGAACACAACTTCGGATTGGAAAATGAATGCGGAGTTGCCACTTTAAAACAGTTGCAACTTTAGAACaagatgtttgggttttttttctcctgttactTTATCAGCAAATGCTGCCCCAAGTTTCAAGGCAGAGCTTTTGTCTCCGCCGTCCCTCCATCTCCCTTTGTCCCGAGCGACACTCCTCGTGGGGAGCAGATCAACGGGAACTTGCAGAAGTTTACTGACAAAAAGATGCTAGTTTGAGCTGAAACCAGCCTGTGCCACCTTTCTACCCGTGTCCCTAGCCGTGCTGGTGAGCGTTCACGTTCCCTGCTCTTTACACCATCCAcctgtcttctttttcttactcCTGTTTTAAATGGCCTGACTTTCTTTAGAGATGCGGTTTCGGCTCGTTTAAATACAGGTAAAGATTTGCCGTAGAATGAGTGCAAGCCTGAACTCTCTGCCATAAACTTTCGGAATAGGAAAACGATATTTTCCTGCTTTAAAATGCTGTTCCTGTGAAGTGCTCTAAGATTAAAACTCTAAAGTAATGGGGAAGCCTCAGAGCTTAACTTCAGTTCCTTAGGAAAGAATGAGCTCTGCTTTTCTTACTACGGCCTAATCAGTTGCCTTCAGGTATTGACATGACCTTATATCATTAGGAGAGGTTTACTGGTATAAACACGAAAGCTGAATCGCGGTAACACTTTACTAGCGGGGATGGTCCCGGATCCCCCTTAAACTTCCCGCCGGGAACAGAGTTTGGTCCCAGAGAGCAGTGTCTTTGTACGAGCCCCGGGCCCTGCGCAGGACCcgtccccagcccagcctgcctgcctgcctgtcttCCTCTCCCTGTCTCATCCCTTGTGGTGTGGTTGTTTTGCAGAACATGCCCCCCATGAGCCCCGAGAAGCCTGCTTTGTGTGCTGGTTGTGGAGGGAAGATCTCAGACAGATATTACCTGCTGGCTGTTGACAAACAATGGCACCTCAGGTGTCTTAAGTGCTGTGAATGTAAACTGGCTTTGGAGTCAGAACTCACCTGCTTTGCCAAGGACGGCAGTATTTACTGCAAGGAGGATTACTACAGGTACAGCAATAAGTCCCTATGGGTTCAAAAGTACATCCCCTCAAAAGACATTATGAACCGAAACGCTCTTTTCTCCACATGGGCTTTCAAAGGTAGCTTTTCGCAGTCAGCGATTGCTTAATCCTGAAAACGCGTCCCCTCCGAAAAGTCTCGCACGTTTAAAAACCGGACGGACCGTCAGGGGACGCGCTGACTGAGCATGTGTGGCGGTACACAAACAGGCGAAGGCTCTCCCGCTGCCCGGCGGTTTCCCTCCGTAAATACCAGCTTAAGACCCAACAAAAATTTCCCTCTGCCCGCAGCTTGCCGGTTTTCCCGCGGTCCGGGGACCCACCGCCCCGGCTCAGCCCCACGGAGGGTGCCCGGgccccgggagcgggcactGCTGATCCTGATCCCTGCCTTACAGCTGTCCCGGGGTTCAGCTCCCCGCGGCACTTCTGGTCTTGACAGGAatgccaggagagcagggaccGATCTCCCCCACCCCGTCCTGCCCGCGTCCGTTCGCATGGGCAGCGGGAGGGCTTTCGCCCAAGTCCTGAGAGAGTAGGTCAGCTCTGCGGCAAGGGCGAGTTGCTTACCCTGGGACCCCAGCACCGGCTCCCGGAGGGTGTCCCGTCACCAGGAGGGCCAGGGGCCACAGCCGGTGACATGGGTCGTCCTGGGGCCGGGGTCGGGGCCCGGCTTCCTCCCGTGGCCAGGAGAGAAGGCAAGAGGCACCGGGGGCAAACTCTGTCTTTGCCGTTCTAGTTGATGCCCACTTTTCCGTTTCCTTCAGAAGGTTCTCCGTGCAGAGATGTGCCCGCTGCCACCTTGGGATCTCAGCCTCCGAAATGGTCATGAGAGCCAGGGAGTCGGTTTATCACCTGAGCTGCTTCACCTGCACGACCTGCAACAAGACTCTGACCACGGGCGATCACTTTGGCATGAAGGACAACCTGGTTTACTGCAGGGCCCACTTCGAGTCCCTTTTGCAAGGAGAATATCCCCCTCAGCTGAGCTACACCGAGCTGGCCGCCAAGAGCGGAGGGCTGGCCCTGCCTTACTTTAACGGCACTGGCACGGTCCAGAAGGGGAGGcccaggaaaagaaagagccCTGCCTTGGGAGTGGACATCGTCAGCTACAACTCAGGTGGGAAACACACGCCGAGCCTGCCTCCCGTTCCCCCGAACAGAGCGTTCTTGGGCTTCCTCTCAGCTAGGCAGTGCGTGAGTAACTCAGCCAGGCCAAATCTTGCTTAACCATtggaaaatcaaacaaacagcccTCTGAGGGTTGGAGCGTTTGCAGGAAAGCTAACAGCAGCCCTCCTCAAAGGCTGTCTTTGCCTATTAATGTCAAACACCCAAACTTAGCCACTTCCcagggtaaagaaaaaaaaaaaaggaaaatggaaaaaaccccaacccaacccCACATAGCTCTTTCTCTATAGGAATCTTAGAGGTAGTTTATCATTGTTTATATTTGCTTAGCTAAAAGCATTTCAGCGTTTAAACCTCAAATTAGAAGTAACCAAATGAATcagaaaaaatagaataaaaagtATAGTATATGGCTCCTATGCCAATGTACTATGCACATAACTCGATTTAGATATTCAATTTATAGTGATTAATTCTTCAGGCTGAATAATTCTGTTTTACTGGCACATAAATGATCAAACTGTACAAGAGGTCAATGAATGCATGTTGTTCCATGTAACTAAACACTAACAAATGTAATTAAGGAGCACGGTTTCTATTCTCTCAgcagtaggaaagaaaaaatgtgttatCCTGTATTAAATATCTTTCCTGACTCCAGTCGCTGAAGTACCCAAACCGTGTATAAACAGACAGTGCAAGTGGCCAGAGGCAAAGGAGTTTCAGGTCAAGCAGTTGAGGCAGAGTTTCATTAGATGGAAGACGAAAGCAGTGAGGGTAAATACGAACTAGCAAACTCCTAActccaaaattattttagcaaaactcAAGCTCCCGATGGTCAGTAACGAGGAGAGAAAGCTGTGGGAAGCAGGAGAGGTGCAAGGTGCTTCACCACGAAGCGGGCAGCCGTCCCGCCCGGGATAGGGAGCCGGGGGCTCCTTCCTCAGGGCTGCGAACCGCTGGCCCAACCGGGACAGGGGTCAAGGGCTCCCCTTCTGACAATCGCGGTCGATAGCAGTGCACCGCTATCGGCCCGGAGCTCTCTCCCCTCCACCAAGTTCATTGAGATCCATAAGGAATCCTCCAccgcccccctgccctccccatccctcccccggCACCTCCTCTGGGGCCACTCGTGAAACGGGCTTTAGCTCGGAACCAGGGAGCTGTGCAAGGCGATTTCATCTCCTCTGATGCGTAGACCTTGGAGCCAGGGTAATCACTGCGCTAATTGTTCCTTGTTAATTGAAGATGACATTGGAATCCCTGGCTACGGAGCAGTTTCCAATCAATCCTGAAAGCTGCTAAAGAAAAGGGAACCTGTAGCGCAGCCAGGATTCATTCAGCCCAGGCTTCGAATGGTGGATTTTCCGTGCGCCCGCGCTCCTCTCTGTGCTATCCCTGGTCCACACACTATCACCCGAATCCCCAGATTCATAAAGGGAAATATTACTAGAGATAATTTAGCGTTAGAACTAGGACCAGAAATTAGAGAAGAATGAAGAGTTGTGTGTAGGATAAACCCCTTAAACTTCAGTTCAGGACTCAAGAGAGACATTATTTGCGAACGCTGACATAGCTTTTGTGTGCTAGTCTTAAAATTCCCCTTCTTTACAACAACGGGTCATATAAGATGTACCACTGACTCCAAATGAGATTAAAAAGCACTGC
This genomic window from Pseudopipra pipra isolate bDixPip1 chromosome 9, bDixPip1.hap1, whole genome shotgun sequence contains:
- the LHX9 gene encoding LIM/homeobox protein Lhx9 isoform X5, which translates into the protein MEIVGCRAEENTCPFRPPAMLFHGISGGHIQGIMEEMERRSKTESRLAKGGQMNGRETNMPPMSPEKPALCAGCGGKISDRYYLLAVDKQWHLRCLKCCECKLALESELTCFAKDGSIYCKEDYYRFSVQRCARCHLGISASEMVMRARESVYHLSCFTCTTCNKTLTTGDHFGMKDNLVYCRAHFESLLQGEYPPQLSYTELAAKSGGLALPYFNGTGTVQKGRPRKRKSPALGVDIVSYNSGCNENEADHLDRDQQPYPPSQKTKRMRTSFKHHQLRTMKSYFAINHNPDAKDLKQLAQKTGLTKRVLQGEQIMGHYSQTSRRLKIP
- the LHX9 gene encoding LIM/homeobox protein Lhx9 isoform X2, which gives rise to MEIVGCRAEENTCPFRPPAMLFHGISGGHIQGIMEEMERRSKTESRLAKGGQMNGRETNMPPMSPEKPALCAGCGGKISDRYYLLAVDKQWHLRCLKCCECKLALESELTCFAKDGSIYCKEDYYRFSVQRCARCHLGISASEMVMRARESVYHLSCFTCTTCNKTLTTGDHFGMKDNLVYCRAHFESLLQGEYPPQLSYTELAAKSGGLALPYFNGTGTVQKGRPRKRKSPALGVDIVSYNSGCNENEADHLDRDQQPYPPSQKTKRMRTSFKHHQLRTMKSYFAINHNPDAKDLKQLAQKTGLTKRVLQVWFQNARAKFRRNLLRQENGGVDKADGTSLPAPPSADSGALTPPGTATTLTDLTNPTITVVTSVTSNLDSHESGSPSQTTLTNLF
- the LHX9 gene encoding LIM/homeobox protein Lhx9 isoform X4, whose protein sequence is MEIVGCRAEENTCPFRPPAMLFHGISGGHIQGIMEEMERRSKTESRLAKGGQMNGRETNMPPMSPEKPALCAGCGGKISDRYYLLAVDKQWHLRCLKCCECKLALESELTCFAKDGSIYCKEDYYRRFSVQRCARCHLGISASEMVMRARESVYHLSCFTCTTCNKTLTTGDHFGMKDNLVYCRAHFESLLQGEYPPQLSYTELAAKSGGLALPYFNGTGTVQKGRPRKRKSPALGVDIVSYNSGCNENEADHLDRDQQPYPPSQKTKRMRTSFKHHQLRTMKSYFAINHNPDAKDLKQLAQKTGLTKRVLQGEQIMGHYSQTSRRLKIP
- the LHX9 gene encoding LIM/homeobox protein Lhx9 isoform X1, with product MEIVGCRAEENTCPFRPPAMLFHGISGGHIQGIMEEMERRSKTESRLAKGGQMNGRETNMPPMSPEKPALCAGCGGKISDRYYLLAVDKQWHLRCLKCCECKLALESELTCFAKDGSIYCKEDYYRRFSVQRCARCHLGISASEMVMRARESVYHLSCFTCTTCNKTLTTGDHFGMKDNLVYCRAHFESLLQGEYPPQLSYTELAAKSGGLALPYFNGTGTVQKGRPRKRKSPALGVDIVSYNSGCNENEADHLDRDQQPYPPSQKTKRMRTSFKHHQLRTMKSYFAINHNPDAKDLKQLAQKTGLTKRVLQVWFQNARAKFRRNLLRQENGGVDKADGTSLPAPPSADSGALTPPGTATTLTDLTNPTITVVTSVTSNLDSHESGSPSQTTLTNLF
- the LHX9 gene encoding LIM/homeobox protein Lhx9 isoform X3, whose amino-acid sequence is MLFHGISGGHIQGIMEEMERRSKTESRLAKGGQMNGRETNMPPMSPEKPALCAGCGGKISDRYYLLAVDKQWHLRCLKCCECKLALESELTCFAKDGSIYCKEDYYRRFSVQRCARCHLGISASEMVMRARESVYHLSCFTCTTCNKTLTTGDHFGMKDNLVYCRAHFESLLQGEYPPQLSYTELAAKSGGLALPYFNGTGTVQKGRPRKRKSPALGVDIVSYNSGCNENEADHLDRDQQPYPPSQKTKRMRTSFKHHQLRTMKSYFAINHNPDAKDLKQLAQKTGLTKRVLQVWFQNARAKFRRNLLRQENGGVDKADGTSLPAPPSADSGALTPPGTATTLTDLTNPTITVVTSVTSNLDSHESGSPSQTTLTNLF